TGCTGCTTTGCGTGTGATATCTTTATCATTCACCTTATTCAGATCTTGCGTTGAAATTTGGCCTGCAAGCGGGGTTTTTGCTAAAATGTCTTTAATTGGCCCCATTTTACTAATGGTTCCCATCATTTCCAAAAAGTCATTAAAATCAAAATGACCTTGCATCATGCGCGAAGCACTTTTTTCAATATTTTCTTTATCAACGGCCTTGGTGAAATCTTCCATTAGTCCAACAACATCGCCCATGCCTAAAATGCGGCTCGCCATGCCTTCTGGTCTAAATTCCTCGAGTTTATCGAGTGACTCTCCAGTACCAACAAAAACGATATTTTTTCCAGTTACTTTTTTTACGGAAAGTGCAGCACCACCCCGAGTGTCACCATCAAGTTTTGTTAATAAAACACCTGATAAATTGAGTCGCATGTCAAAAACAGAAGCTGTTCTAACGGCATCTTGACCAATCATAGAATCGATAACAAGCAAGATATTTTGCGGCAGGACTGCTGATTTGATTGATTCTAATTCTTGCATCAATTCGTTATCAATCGCTAAACGACCGGCAGTATCGATAATCACCAAGTCAAGCCATTCAGAACGTGCAAATTCAATTCCCTTTTGGGCAATTTCTACGGCATTGTTGGTATCAAGGGTAAACACAGGAACGTTGATTTTGTTGCCAAGAACCTTTAATTGCTCGCGTGCAGCGGGACGGTAAACGTCTGCAGCCACAAGCAGAGGGCGCATTTTTTCTTTTTCTGCAAGCAGTTTTGCAAGTTTTGCAGCATGGGTTGTTTTTCCCGCGCCTTGTAAACCAACAAGTAAAATAACTGTTGGGCCTTTGGTATTTTTGACGATTTCTGCTTGATTACCACCCAAAAACTCAACGAGTTCATCGTGACAAATCTTTACAAAGTGGTCGCTTGCAGAAACTTTTTGTCCCGATTTGGACTGCAAGGTCACAACGTCATTAAGAGCTTTTTGTTTAATATTTTCAAGAAACTGTTTTGTAACTTTGAGATCGACGTCAGCATCGAGTAAAGACTTTTTAATTTCGTCGAGCGCAGGAGCGATGTTATCATCAGTAAGACGTGCTTGTCCTTTAAGTTTGAGAGCTGCGTCTTTAAATCCTTGAGTGACTAAATTAAACATAATGTAACCTTTCCGCAAAAAAACGACCACAAACGAGTTTGTATACCTCTCAAAAGAGCTATTGGTCAATGCATAAAACGAACTCTGGTGAAATGCTCAAATCCAGCATAGAACAGCATGCAAGCATTTTTTCTTAACTTTGTTAAGAAGCATAGAAGCGCTGGAGTCGTATCTAATACTTTGCTAGTGAAAATGAGTAATCTGTTACATCAGAATGTAAAGGAGATAGGGTATGGCAGAGATTGTATTTTTGTTTCCTGGTCAGGGTAGCCAGTTTGTCGGCATGGGAAAAGAAATTTTTCAACAATATTCTGAAGTAAAGCGCACCTTTGAAGAGGCTTCGGATACCTTGGGTTTTAGTTTGGAGAAACTTTGTTTTGAAGATCAAGAAAATCGCTTGAATCTTACAGAGTTCACTCAGCCTGCGATTCTAACTCTGAGTACAGCAATCAGTCGATTGCTTCAAGCAAAGGGGCATTTTAAATTAAATTGTGTTGCAGGGCATAGCTTAGGAGAGTACTCGGCAATGGTCGCATTGGGTGCGTTATCGTTTTCGGATGCTGTAAAAGCGGTGCATTTTAGAGGGCAAGCAATGCAAAGAGCTGTTCCAGTAGGTGTAGGAGCAATGGCCGCGTACCTTGGAAATAGTGGAGAACATGTTTTTGAGCTTTGCAAATCACTAACCAATTCCAAAGAGGTTGTTGAAGTTGTTAATTTTAACTCTCCAGGACAACTTGTGTTAAGTGGGCATAAAAATGCTGTAGAAAACGCGTGTGCCCTGATTGCTGAAAAAAAACTTGGTAAAGCAAAGTTATTGCCAGTGAGTGCGCCGTTTCATTCTTCATTGATGCAACCTGCAGCGAAAGAAATGGAAAAATTTTTAGAAACGATTTCTATGAATCATGCTTATTCTGGAAAAATAGTTGCAAATGTTGACGCTCAAATTCATACTGGAGCCTCCTATTCCAAAAATATTTTGGTAAAACAAATTGCAAGTGCAGTTTTATGGACACAATCATTAATAAAAATTTCAGAAAGTTTTCCTAGTGCAACCTGGGTTGAAATTGGACCTGGCAAAGTACTGCAGGGGCTTGCTAAAAAAACAATTGAATCGTCAAATTGTTTAGGCACTCATGAACTATCGGCGGTTCATGCAGTGTTTGATATATTATCAAAATAAACCAGGAGATTGAAAACTCGTGCCAAAATTAAAATCACAAGAAGATATTGCAAAAATGAGAGAAGCGGGACGGCTTGCAGCACGAACCTTGCGGCATGCAGGAGAGCTCATTAAACCAGGAATTTCTACAGAACAGATAAACCAAGCGGTTCATGAGTTTATTGTTTCTCATGGAGCATATCCAAGTCCTTTAAATTACAAAGGTTATCCCAAATCGGTTTGTACAAGTATCAATGATGTTATTTGTCACGGTATTCCTAGTGAAAAAGAAATTCTTAAAGAAGGGGATATCATTAACGTCGATGTGACAGTCACGTTAGATGGCTATTTTGGTGATTGTTCAAGAACGTTTTATGTTGGACAACATATTTCTAACGAAAGTGTAAAGGTGACAGAAGTTGCAGCAGAGAGCTTAGCAAGAGGAATTGCTGCGGCAAAACATGGAAATCGGCTTGGTGATGTTGGTTGGGCAATTCAGGGGTTTGCAGAAAAAGAAGGATGCGGTGTTGTTCGCGATTTTGTCGGCCACGGGATTGGTAAAGTGTTTCATGAACCCGATCTGCAAGTCCCACATTATGGTCGACCTGGTATGGGATTAAAAATTGTAAGAGGAATGGTTTTTACAATTGAGCCTATGATCAATGCTGGCGATTGGCGAATGAAAATGATGAAGGATGGGTGGACATCAAAAACAGCTGATGGCAAACCGTCTGCTCAATTTGAACATACTATTGCAATAGTTGGCGATGGTGTTGAGATATTAACGGCTCTAGAAGACGATCCTATTGCGATTCGTGCAAAAGAACTGGGCGCTATAATTTTGTGGCCAGAATTAAATGGTAAAGTCAATGATAGATAATTTACAAACTTTTCGTGATAGTTACATTATTAATGTTATGGCGTGTTCTGTTGACGGTAAAATTGCAAGTCATGAAGCGGAGTCAACTCAAGAAAGAAATCTATTGGGTTATACGTGTACCAAAGACTTTGAAAGACTTCGTCGTGCTGTTGCGCAGTGTGATGTGGTTTTTTTAGGGGCAAGAAGTATGGCTTGTGAAAAGGGTGCTTTTTACGTATCTGATTTGAGAAAAAGTCAGCAAGACGAACCAGAATGGATATTATTTACTCGTTCAGGAAATGTGTCTTTTCAAAATGATTTTTGGTATCAAAAAAAAATTAGAAAAAGTATTTTTTTTAATACGTCAAACTCAGACTGTGATGATGAGATTCCTTTTTTAGAAGTGCAGCACAAACAAGAAAGTTTTGGCGATATCACTTATTATGTTGGAAATCTTAAAGGACTTCTAAATCATTTAAAAATTAAAAAATCTAATAAAATAGCGCTACTTGGTGGCGGAAAATTAAATGCATTGTTTTGGGAAAAAAATCTTGTTTCTGAATTATTGCTAACAATTAGTCCTGTTATGTGTGGCTTTACTGAAGCACCAGCATTGGTTTATGCTCCAAAATTATTGACTAAAAAGTTACAATGTAAAAAAGTGGAACAATCAGATAATTTTGTTTTTATTGATTATGTGGTACGCTAACAGTTTATTTAGTTTGAAAGAAAATGTTATATGAAATTTTCAACCTCAAGTGTTTGTGACGATTCGTACAATAAAAAAAAATTAAAACTAGGAAAAATCCATAAATTTTTCTTTGTGTTTAGTATTACGATCTTTTGTGCAATAGGTTTTGTCGCATCAGATATCTATTTGCCCTCTCTTCCTGCAATTGCAGATTACTATCATGTTAAGGCATCACTAGCACAAAATACAATGACAGTTTTTTTGGTGACAATGGCTATTTTCCAAATTTTTTCTGGAAGTATTTCTGATCGGTTTGGCAGAAAGAAAACACTATTTGTCTTTGTTACTATTTTTATTCTTGCTTCAATTGGTTGTTATCAATCGAATAGTATTTATGAGCTTATGTTTTTTAGGATACTGCAAGCTGTTGGAGCCTGTGCAGGAATGTCTGTGGGCCAAGCTATTGTTGCCGATCTGTTTGACTTTAAAGAGATGAGTCAAATTCTTTCTATTACAATTCCGCTTGTTGCATTTTCTCCAGCGATTGCACCTGTTTTGGGGGGTTATATTGAAGTTTTTTTTAATTGGCAAACAAATTTTTTAATTCTTGCAGGATATGGCTTATTTATAGTTTTACTTCTTATCAGTCCAATTATTCCAAAAAATTCTACCCAAAAAAAACAATCAGCATCTTCATTTAATTTAAAATTACTTTTAAATGTTTTGTTAAATAAAAAGTTTTTTGGTTTTGCATTGTTTATGATGGCATCAAATGCAACGTATTTTACTTTTGTTGCTGCTTCGCCATTTTTGTTAAAAAAGTTTGGTTATTCTCCTGAGACTGTAGGTTATGCACTTTGCGCAGCGTCATTTCCTTATATGTTAGCTTCTTTAATTGGATCAAGACTTTCACTCTACAAAACGAGTTTGCAAATTATATTTTACGGTTTGAGCTTAAATTTTATAGGAGGTGTTTTTCTTGTTTTGATGTTTTTAGTGCAGTGGGAGCATATGCTTGCACTTATGATTCCTGTGTTTATTATTACAATTGGTAATGGGTTATTAATGCCACTTTCGTCAGCAAATGCTATTTCGTTGTATCCAAATAATTCGGGGATGGTAACTGGTATGTTAGGTTCCTTGCAATTAACAGCGGCAGGATTTGGAACTGCATTAATTGGGTTCATAGAAGGAGCGACTCTTCTTCCTTTAGGAATAATTGTTATTGTTATATCAGTATTTACAATTTGTTACTTTTTAAAAGTTTATAAAGAAAAACAATCATCTGATATAATTATGGAATAAAATTTCTGCTCTAGTATTCTAATGGAAATTATTAATTCAAAAAAAAATTAAAATAGAGAATAAATCTTTTTAAAAATTTTATAACTAATTAAAAAATTGATTAAAAAACTTGAAATATATAGTGTATATTATTATAAAACTACAAACACTGTATATTTTGTGCAGGGGTATTTTAATAAAATTTAATTATTATTCATAATAATAGGAAAGTTAAATTGAATCTCAAAC
This region of Spirobacillus cienkowskii genomic DNA includes:
- a CDS encoding multidrug effflux MFS transporter translates to MKFSTSSVCDDSYNKKKLKLGKIHKFFFVFSITIFCAIGFVASDIYLPSLPAIADYYHVKASLAQNTMTVFLVTMAIFQIFSGSISDRFGRKKTLFVFVTIFILASIGCYQSNSIYELMFFRILQAVGACAGMSVGQAIVADLFDFKEMSQILSITIPLVAFSPAIAPVLGGYIEVFFNWQTNFLILAGYGLFIVLLLISPIIPKNSTQKKQSASSFNLKLLLNVLLNKKFFGFALFMMASNATYFTFVAASPFLLKKFGYSPETVGYALCAASFPYMLASLIGSRLSLYKTSLQIIFYGLSLNFIGGVFLVLMFLVQWEHMLALMIPVFIITIGNGLLMPLSSANAISLYPNNSGMVTGMLGSLQLTAAGFGTALIGFIEGATLLPLGIIVIVISVFTICYFLKVYKEKQSSDIIME
- the ffh gene encoding signal recognition particle protein gives rise to the protein MFNLVTQGFKDAALKLKGQARLTDDNIAPALDEIKKSLLDADVDLKVTKQFLENIKQKALNDVVTLQSKSGQKVSASDHFVKICHDELVEFLGGNQAEIVKNTKGPTVILLVGLQGAGKTTHAAKLAKLLAEKEKMRPLLVAADVYRPAAREQLKVLGNKINVPVFTLDTNNAVEIAQKGIEFARSEWLDLVIIDTAGRLAIDNELMQELESIKSAVLPQNILLVIDSMIGQDAVRTASVFDMRLNLSGVLLTKLDGDTRGGAALSVKKVTGKNIVFVGTGESLDKLEEFRPEGMASRILGMGDVVGLMEDFTKAVDKENIEKSASRMMQGHFDFNDFLEMMGTISKMGPIKDILAKTPLAGQISTQDLNKVNDKDITRKAAIVQSMTKKERENPDLLLIQKSQSARSRISRIAKGSAHLDKDVKDLVDQFMQMRQMMQMMSGLGLGGGGGGLMSKIPGLGQLNQMAKMAKMAKMMGGGGGGLGGMGGLANMFGGNMPSMPNAAGGAPLSSADLAEINRMKKRKKEEKLKKQKKR
- the fabD gene encoding ACP S-malonyltransferase; this encodes MAEIVFLFPGQGSQFVGMGKEIFQQYSEVKRTFEEASDTLGFSLEKLCFEDQENRLNLTEFTQPAILTLSTAISRLLQAKGHFKLNCVAGHSLGEYSAMVALGALSFSDAVKAVHFRGQAMQRAVPVGVGAMAAYLGNSGEHVFELCKSLTNSKEVVEVVNFNSPGQLVLSGHKNAVENACALIAEKKLGKAKLLPVSAPFHSSLMQPAAKEMEKFLETISMNHAYSGKIVANVDAQIHTGASYSKNILVKQIASAVLWTQSLIKISESFPSATWVEIGPGKVLQGLAKKTIESSNCLGTHELSAVHAVFDILSK
- a CDS encoding dihydrofolate reductase family protein → MIDNLQTFRDSYIINVMACSVDGKIASHEAESTQERNLLGYTCTKDFERLRRAVAQCDVVFLGARSMACEKGAFYVSDLRKSQQDEPEWILFTRSGNVSFQNDFWYQKKIRKSIFFNTSNSDCDDEIPFLEVQHKQESFGDITYYVGNLKGLLNHLKIKKSNKIALLGGGKLNALFWEKNLVSELLLTISPVMCGFTEAPALVYAPKLLTKKLQCKKVEQSDNFVFIDYVVR
- the map gene encoding type I methionyl aminopeptidase — translated: MPKLKSQEDIAKMREAGRLAARTLRHAGELIKPGISTEQINQAVHEFIVSHGAYPSPLNYKGYPKSVCTSINDVICHGIPSEKEILKEGDIINVDVTVTLDGYFGDCSRTFYVGQHISNESVKVTEVAAESLARGIAAAKHGNRLGDVGWAIQGFAEKEGCGVVRDFVGHGIGKVFHEPDLQVPHYGRPGMGLKIVRGMVFTIEPMINAGDWRMKMMKDGWTSKTADGKPSAQFEHTIAIVGDGVEILTALEDDPIAIRAKELGAIILWPELNGKVNDR